A portion of the Paenibacillus sp. PvR098 genome contains these proteins:
- the moaC gene encoding cyclic pyranopterin monophosphate synthase MoaC translates to MSEKETKQSPLTHFDEQGRARMVDISAKQETVRTATARTKVTMQATTLELIRQGKIGKGDVLGVAQVAAVMAAKKTSDWIPMCHPLALTGVDVRFTDNGEGELHIEATVRTKGQTGVEMEALTAVSAAALTVYDMCKAAEKSMQIGPTFLLSKTGGKSGDYHFIPQP, encoded by the coding sequence ATGTCTGAAAAAGAAACGAAGCAAAGCCCGCTGACCCATTTTGACGAACAGGGACGAGCGCGGATGGTGGATATTTCCGCCAAACAAGAAACGGTTCGTACCGCTACGGCCCGTACTAAGGTTACCATGCAGGCAACCACGCTCGAGCTGATCCGTCAAGGAAAGATTGGCAAAGGAGATGTGCTGGGCGTAGCTCAAGTCGCCGCTGTTATGGCAGCGAAGAAAACGTCGGATTGGATTCCAATGTGCCATCCGCTTGCGCTCACCGGCGTGGATGTGCGTTTCACGGATAACGGGGAAGGCGAGCTACATATTGAAGCGACGGTGCGGACCAAAGGGCAAACCGGAGTGGAGATGGAAGCCCTAACAGCTGTATCGGCCGCAGCGCTGACGGTATATGACATGTGTAAGGCGGCGGAAAAGTCGATGCAAATCGGTCCGACCTTCCTGCTGAGCAAAACAGGGGGCAAGAGCGGCGATTACCATTTCATCCCGCAGCCGTAG
- a CDS encoding MogA/MoaB family molybdenum cofactor biosynthesis protein — MRWKVAILTASDAGSRGEREDTSAQVIRELIEEEMNGEIIEYRIVPDEKDEIMAGLIEMTDYFKADLILTTGGTGLAVRDVTPEATLSVIDREAPGFAEAMRMFSMQQTRRAMLSRAVSGIRGRTLIINLPGSPKGVSENLSAIMDQLPHALAILTGREGDHGSEA; from the coding sequence ATGCGCTGGAAAGTGGCTATCTTGACCGCAAGCGACGCGGGATCCCGCGGGGAGCGGGAAGATACGAGTGCACAGGTGATCCGTGAGCTGATCGAAGAGGAGATGAACGGCGAGATTATCGAGTACCGCATCGTACCGGACGAGAAAGACGAGATTATGGCGGGACTGATTGAGATGACCGACTATTTCAAAGCTGATCTGATCCTCACCACGGGCGGCACGGGACTGGCCGTTCGCGACGTTACGCCTGAAGCGACGCTAAGCGTCATCGATCGTGAGGCACCGGGCTTCGCCGAGGCGATGCGCATGTTTTCCATGCAGCAAACGCGTCGCGCGATGCTGTCCCGGGCCGTTTCCGGGATTCGCGGCAGAACGCTGATCATTAACTTGCCTGGCAGCCCTAAGGGCGTGTCAGAGAATTTATCTGCAATCATGGACCAGCTGCCTCATGCGCTGGCTATTCTGACCGGACGGGAAGGGGATCATGGCAGTGAAGCTTGA
- a CDS encoding molybdopterin-binding protein, translating to MKLESMLEEVAVEKAVGMVLAHDLTQIIPGQFKGRLFKKGHVIREEDIPALLSIGKEHIYTIRLEKGILHEDEAALRMAKAAQGANVQLTEPHEGKITLKSTIHGLAKIDKARIDEVNSLNQIIMSTVQTNTVVQPGQGLMGTRVVPLIIEEARIAEVEKVAETAAGRLVEVKPFKKLRAGLITTGSEVFKGRIQDKFGPVVREKLAALGSEVIEQRFAPDDSETIVREIHRFKEEGADLILVTGGMSVDPDDRTPGSIKQAGARIVSYGTPMLPGSMLLIGYLDEIPIMGLPGCVMHDPYTSFDVLLPRICAGETINRNDITEMGYGGLYNC from the coding sequence GTGAAGCTTGAGTCTATGCTTGAAGAGGTTGCAGTCGAGAAGGCGGTCGGGATGGTGCTTGCACACGACCTGACGCAAATTATCCCCGGTCAGTTCAAAGGCCGCTTGTTCAAAAAAGGCCACGTGATCCGTGAAGAAGACATCCCCGCGCTGCTTAGCATCGGTAAGGAGCATATTTATACGATCCGTTTGGAGAAGGGCATTCTGCACGAGGATGAAGCGGCTCTGCGTATGGCCAAGGCCGCGCAGGGCGCGAATGTGCAGCTGACTGAACCGCATGAAGGAAAAATTACGCTGAAATCAACGATCCACGGTCTTGCCAAAATCGATAAAGCACGTATTGACGAGGTGAATTCCCTCAACCAAATCATTATGTCCACGGTTCAGACGAATACAGTTGTCCAGCCGGGGCAGGGATTGATGGGCACGCGCGTTGTTCCGCTGATTATAGAAGAAGCGCGAATTGCGGAAGTGGAAAAGGTTGCGGAAACCGCCGCTGGACGGCTTGTGGAGGTTAAGCCGTTCAAGAAGCTGCGTGCCGGGCTGATTACGACGGGCAGCGAGGTGTTCAAAGGCCGTATACAGGACAAATTCGGGCCTGTGGTGCGAGAGAAGCTGGCCGCCTTGGGTTCGGAAGTCATAGAGCAGCGCTTTGCTCCGGATGACAGCGAGACGATTGTGAGGGAGATTCATCGGTTCAAGGAAGAAGGAGCAGACTTGATTCTTGTCACGGGAGGCATGTCCGTTGATCCGGACGATCGTACGCCGGGTTCGATCAAGCAAGCCGGGGCGAGAATCGTCAGCTATGGCACGCCGATGCTTCCTGGTTCGATGCTGTTGATCGGATATCTCGATGAGATCCCGATTATGGGGCTTCCCGGATGCGTCATGCACGATCCTTATACCTCGTTTGACGTTCTTTTGCCAAGGATTTGTGCTGGCGAAACCATCAACCGAAACGATATTACCGAGATGGGATACGGCGGCCTGTACAACTGCTGA
- a CDS encoding twin-arginine translocase TatA/TatE family subunit, which yields MLGNLGFSEILLIAVIALLLFGPNKLPELGRSLGRTLHEFKKGTREILSDDETRPPERKDVTPSSSSAQEPEQPQTDPPVHRQDSRRLPD from the coding sequence ATGCTTGGGAATTTGGGCTTCTCTGAAATATTACTCATCGCCGTCATAGCGCTGCTATTGTTCGGACCGAACAAGCTTCCGGAATTGGGGCGTTCTCTTGGAAGAACGTTGCACGAATTCAAGAAGGGCACGCGTGAAATATTGTCCGACGATGAAACACGGCCGCCGGAACGGAAAGACGTCACGCCTTCCAGTTCCAGCGCACAGGAACCTGAACAGCCACAGACCGATCCTCCGGTTCACCGGCAGGATTCCCGTAGACTGCCGGATTAA
- the tatC gene encoding twin-arginine translocase subunit TatC, with translation MEQEDGMTLVEHLTELRKRIIWVIIVLVLGMVIGLVVAQPLITYLKSIPPASEINWNVFSPWDAIKLYMNFALVMGLLVTLPFTLYQVWAFLKPGLRQVEQKASLIYVPFAFVMFLLGLAFGYFIVFQMAFLFTTTITESLQLSETYGVTQYFSFMFNILIPLALVFELPIVVMFLTKIRLLNPMLLRKFRRYAYLALVVISTMITPPDAASAIIVSVPMIGLYELSVFLSGIIYRKQLLQDQAWESEGAETAMKPVD, from the coding sequence ATGGAACAAGAAGACGGCATGACGCTTGTCGAGCACTTGACCGAGCTTCGTAAGCGAATCATTTGGGTCATTATTGTGCTTGTGCTCGGTATGGTGATCGGACTGGTTGTGGCCCAACCGCTCATTACGTATTTGAAGTCAATCCCGCCGGCGAGCGAAATCAACTGGAACGTATTTTCGCCGTGGGATGCGATTAAATTATATATGAATTTCGCTCTGGTTATGGGGCTGCTCGTAACTCTTCCTTTTACCTTGTATCAGGTTTGGGCATTTTTGAAGCCGGGACTCCGGCAAGTCGAGCAGAAGGCCTCGCTCATTTATGTGCCGTTCGCTTTCGTCATGTTTTTGCTGGGCCTTGCATTCGGTTATTTTATCGTCTTTCAGATGGCCTTTTTGTTCACCACAACGATCACGGAGAGCTTGCAGCTTAGCGAAACGTACGGTGTAACTCAATATTTCTCTTTTATGTTTAATATTCTTATTCCACTCGCGCTTGTGTTCGAGCTTCCAATTGTGGTCATGTTCTTGACGAAGATCCGTTTGCTGAACCCGATGCTGCTCCGAAAATTCCGCCGCTATGCCTACTTGGCGCTGGTTGTCATATCCACGATGATTACACCGCCGGATGCAGCCTCGGCCATCATCGTCTCGGTGCCAATGATTGGGCTGTACGAGCTCAGCGTGTTTCTGTCGGGGATAATCTACCGGAAGCAGCTGCTGCAGGATCAAGCTTGGGAATCGGAAGGAGCCGAAACGGCCATGAAGCCTGTCGATTGA
- the groES gene encoding co-chaperone GroES, with the protein MIKPLGDRVVIEAIAKEETTASGIVLPDTAKEKPQEGKVVAVGSGTLKDGERVPLELKEGDRVIFSKYAGTEVKYDGRELLIMRESDILAIMA; encoded by the coding sequence ATGATCAAACCGTTGGGTGATCGCGTAGTCATTGAAGCCATCGCTAAGGAGGAAACAACCGCAAGCGGAATCGTACTGCCTGACACAGCGAAAGAAAAGCCGCAAGAAGGCAAAGTCGTAGCTGTAGGTAGCGGTACACTCAAAGACGGTGAGCGCGTGCCACTTGAGCTTAAAGAAGGCGACCGTGTGATTTTCTCCAAATATGCAGGCACCGAAGTGAAATACGACGGCCGCGAGCTGCTCATCATGCGTGAAAGCGACATCCTTGCTATCATGGCGTAA
- the groL gene encoding chaperonin GroEL (60 kDa chaperone family; promotes refolding of misfolded polypeptides especially under stressful conditions; forms two stacked rings of heptamers to form a barrel-shaped 14mer; ends can be capped by GroES; misfolded proteins enter the barrel where they are refolded when GroES binds), with protein sequence MAKEIRFSEDARRSMLRGVDALANAVKVTLGPKGRNVVLEKKFGSPLITNDGVTIAKEIELEDAFENMGAQLVKEVATKTNDIAGDGTTTATVLAQAMIREGLKNVTAGANPMVVRKGIDKAVKAAVLELASISKPIEGKQSIAQVAAISAADDEVGELIAEAMEKVGKDGVITVEESKGFATELEVVEGMQFDRGYISPYMITDTDKMEAVLENPYILITDKKINNIQEILPVLEKVVQSGKQLLIIAEDVEGEALATLVVNRLRGTFTCVAVKAPGFGDRRKAMLGDIAALTGGQVITEELGLDLKSTTPDQLGSARQIRVTKENTIVVDGAGDKKDIGTRISQIRAQLEETTSDFDKEKLQERLAKLSGGVAVVKVGAATETELKERKLRIEDALNATRAAVEEGIVAGGGTALVNVYAAVAAVKADGDEQTGVNIVLRALEEPVRTIAANAGQEGSVIVERLKKESTGIGYNAATGEWVNMIESGIVDPAKVTRSALQNAASVAAMFLTTEAVIADKPEKDKPAMPDMGGMGGMGGMGGF encoded by the coding sequence ATGGCAAAAGAAATCAGGTTCAGTGAAGACGCTCGCCGCTCGATGCTCCGCGGGGTTGACGCTTTGGCTAACGCTGTAAAAGTTACCTTGGGTCCAAAAGGCCGCAACGTGGTTCTGGAGAAAAAATTCGGAAGCCCGCTCATCACCAATGATGGCGTAACCATCGCTAAAGAAATCGAACTCGAAGACGCATTCGAGAACATGGGCGCTCAGCTCGTGAAAGAAGTAGCTACCAAAACGAACGATATTGCTGGTGACGGTACGACAACAGCAACAGTTTTGGCTCAAGCGATGATTCGCGAAGGTCTGAAGAACGTAACGGCCGGCGCTAACCCTATGGTTGTACGTAAAGGTATCGACAAAGCGGTTAAAGCTGCCGTTCTAGAATTGGCGAGCATCTCTAAGCCAATCGAAGGCAAGCAATCCATCGCGCAAGTAGCTGCGATCTCCGCTGCTGACGATGAAGTGGGCGAATTGATCGCAGAAGCTATGGAAAAAGTGGGCAAAGACGGCGTTATCACCGTTGAAGAGTCCAAAGGCTTCGCTACTGAGCTCGAAGTGGTTGAAGGTATGCAATTCGACCGCGGTTACATCTCCCCGTACATGATTACGGATACAGACAAAATGGAAGCTGTTCTGGAGAACCCGTACATCCTGATTACGGACAAGAAAATCAACAACATTCAAGAAATCCTTCCGGTGCTTGAGAAAGTGGTTCAATCCGGCAAGCAGCTCTTGATCATTGCAGAAGACGTTGAAGGCGAAGCGCTGGCTACTCTTGTAGTGAACAGACTGCGCGGAACGTTTACTTGTGTAGCTGTTAAAGCTCCTGGCTTCGGTGACCGCCGTAAAGCTATGTTAGGCGACATCGCTGCTCTGACAGGCGGCCAAGTGATTACTGAAGAGCTCGGCCTGGATCTGAAATCCACAACTCCAGACCAACTCGGTTCCGCTCGCCAGATTCGTGTAACGAAAGAAAACACGATCGTTGTTGATGGCGCAGGCGACAAAAAAGATATCGGTACCCGCATCTCGCAAATTCGTGCTCAATTGGAAGAAACCACTTCCGATTTCGATAAAGAAAAACTGCAAGAGCGTCTTGCTAAGTTGTCCGGTGGCGTAGCTGTCGTTAAAGTCGGCGCTGCAACTGAAACTGAGCTGAAAGAGCGCAAGCTTCGCATCGAAGATGCTCTGAACGCGACTCGTGCAGCAGTTGAAGAAGGTATCGTAGCAGGCGGCGGTACGGCTCTCGTGAACGTATACGCAGCTGTAGCAGCTGTTAAAGCTGATGGGGACGAGCAAACCGGCGTAAACATCGTTCTGCGCGCTCTGGAAGAGCCAGTTCGCACAATCGCTGCAAACGCAGGCCAAGAAGGCTCCGTTATCGTTGAGCGCCTGAAGAAAGAATCCACAGGCATCGGATACAACGCAGCTACTGGCGAATGGGTAAACATGATCGAATCCGGTATCGTTGACCCTGCGAAAGTTACTCGTTCCGCACTGCAAAACGCAGCATCCGTAGCGGCTATGTTCCTGACAACCGAAGCGGTTATCGCTGACAAGCCAGAAAAAGATAAGCCTGCTATGCCTGATATGGGCGGCATGGGTGGTATGGGCGGCATGGGCGGATTCTAA
- a CDS encoding HI0074 family nucleotidyltransferase substrate-binding subunit: MSETKINQSLVNLGHALERLKEALKEPEANSLAIDGTIQRFEFVIELYWKTFKRLLAYEGVETGTPREALQRAYQAQWIHDEARWLQMLKDRNETSHVYDEMTARRIYEHIKANFTELEQTYAFLTGRFYKAERDSTV; the protein is encoded by the coding sequence ATGAGCGAAACCAAAATTAACCAAAGTTTAGTGAATTTGGGCCATGCTTTAGAGCGACTGAAAGAGGCATTAAAGGAACCGGAAGCCAACAGCTTGGCGATCGATGGAACGATCCAAAGGTTCGAATTCGTCATTGAGCTATATTGGAAAACGTTCAAGCGGCTATTGGCTTATGAGGGTGTCGAAACCGGTACTCCTCGGGAAGCGTTGCAAAGAGCATATCAAGCCCAATGGATTCATGACGAAGCACGCTGGCTTCAGATGCTTAAAGATCGAAACGAAACTTCACACGTTTACGACGAGATGACGGCACGGCGGATTTACGAGCATATCAAAGCCAATTTTACTGAGCTCGAACAAACATACGCGTTCTTGACAGGCCGTTTTTATAAAGCAGAGCGTGATTCAACAGTGTGA
- a CDS encoding nucleotidyltransferase domain-containing protein — translation MILQETLYNQMIDSLSPYREIEKVILFGSRARGDAEERSDIDLAIQAPEADLKTWMNILHSVEDLDTLLLIDVIRLEEASSDLRLKIESEGKMIYERNQN, via the coding sequence ATGATACTCCAAGAAACGCTCTATAATCAAATGATCGATAGCTTGTCTCCATATAGAGAAATCGAAAAAGTGATCCTATTCGGCTCAAGAGCTCGAGGGGATGCAGAAGAACGGTCGGACATCGATCTGGCTATTCAAGCGCCGGAAGCGGACCTAAAGACTTGGATGAACATTTTACACTCCGTCGAGGACTTGGATACACTACTTCTGATTGATGTCATTCGTTTAGAAGAAGCTTCTTCAGATCTAAGACTTAAAATCGAATCGGAGGGCAAGATGATATATGAGCGAAACCAAAATTAA
- a CDS encoding S-layer homology domain-containing protein, which yields MKTVVMKKVAQILAVLMIVSMLSPVLAFAAFDDLSSHWAKKDIESLVEQKIVEGVTPTQFEPDRSITRAEFATLVVRSLGLTTVTSNTYFSDVDASSWYADTVSAATYAGLINGYEDNTFHPTAPVTREEMAAIIIRALTYADVASEVNASRQEELLSQFKDADQITWGHKEIAASLNARIMNGMTEDTFSPTSTATRAQAATVLKRFLPYTK from the coding sequence ATGAAAACCGTTGTTATGAAAAAGGTCGCTCAAATCCTCGCGGTCCTGATGATCGTGTCGATGTTATCTCCTGTCCTTGCCTTTGCAGCTTTTGACGATTTGTCTTCCCACTGGGCCAAGAAAGATATCGAATCCTTGGTTGAACAAAAAATTGTAGAAGGTGTTACCCCTACACAATTCGAGCCGGACCGCAGCATTACGCGCGCTGAATTTGCAACATTGGTTGTTCGTTCGTTGGGTCTGACTACTGTTACCTCCAACACTTATTTTAGCGATGTGGACGCTTCGTCCTGGTATGCAGACACCGTATCCGCCGCAACTTATGCAGGCCTGATCAACGGTTACGAAGACAATACCTTCCACCCGACAGCTCCGGTGACTCGTGAGGAAATGGCTGCGATCATTATTCGCGCTCTGACCTATGCGGATGTAGCTTCTGAGGTCAACGCTTCGAGACAAGAAGAGCTTCTCTCCCAGTTTAAAGATGCCGATCAAATCACATGGGGCCACAAGGAGATTGCAGCGTCGCTGAATGCCAGAATTATGAATGGCATGACGGAAGATACGTTTAGTCCTACAAGTACAGCAACCCGCGCTCAAGCGGCAACCGTGCTGAAACGCTTCTTGCCTTATACGAAGTAA
- a CDS encoding S-layer homology domain-containing protein — MKSAVMKKTSQVLAVLMIVSMLLPVLAFAAVSFDKASYDKPNKTITGSVYSTVYNVNDNVYFAVYADSNATSVISSIYDATYRTVNGATYFDFTITLADSSVADSVYVKAFYGVSAAIYNAVYTPAGEPGAQPGEPGTEPGVPDAQPGEQPEDEEGRSAGGGGGGAAAEPGKVDASNGKVDASVLTQAFEGKTNVEVNISGDKAELPASALVDAAKKAGTSITIVSENGTYNLPLSVLNLDTLAKALGVDIKDLTITVTISEVSGDTAADVNSAIDALGGNAIADVIEFTVTASANGKSVNIDFGTTYASRSLNVSKAVNAATATGVLYNPVTKKLSFVPATFATKDGKTVATLKRNGNSIYTVIENNKSFEDLASHWAKADVELLANKLVVEGVSDNQFQPNRNITRAEFATLVVRSLGLTSGSSASQFSDVNAGAWYSGAVSAAVKAGIINGYEDNTFRPNTQITREELAAMVVRALNYAGVKTEISASKQAELLAKFNDANQIIWAQKEIAAAIHAGIINGLTDNTIGSASEATRAQSATMLKRFLGSAGFIN; from the coding sequence GTGAAGTCTGCTGTAATGAAAAAAACATCGCAAGTTTTAGCAGTACTTATGATCGTGTCTATGCTTTTACCAGTTTTGGCATTCGCTGCAGTCAGCTTTGACAAGGCATCTTACGATAAGCCAAACAAAACGATTACGGGAAGTGTTTACAGCACGGTCTATAACGTAAATGACAATGTTTACTTTGCCGTTTACGCTGACAGCAATGCTACATCTGTTATTAGCTCAATTTACGATGCTACATACAGAACAGTCAATGGTGCTACATACTTTGATTTTACTATTACCTTAGCCGATTCCAGTGTTGCTGATTCTGTCTATGTAAAAGCATTCTACGGAGTATCTGCTGCCATATATAATGCTGTTTACACACCAGCTGGGGAGCCAGGCGCACAGCCAGGTGAGCCAGGTACAGAGCCCGGTGTACCAGACGCACAGCCTGGTGAACAACCAGAAGATGAAGAAGGCCGCAGCGCCGGCGGTGGCGGTGGTGGTGCAGCTGCTGAGCCTGGAAAAGTTGATGCTTCCAACGGTAAAGTAGATGCAAGCGTACTGACACAGGCGTTTGAAGGCAAAACCAATGTGGAAGTGAACATCTCCGGTGATAAAGCGGAACTTCCGGCTTCCGCTCTGGTAGACGCAGCTAAGAAAGCTGGCACTTCGATTACAATCGTTTCCGAGAATGGTACTTACAATCTTCCTCTGTCTGTCCTGAACTTGGATACACTGGCTAAAGCATTGGGCGTTGACATTAAAGATCTGACAATCACTGTTACGATCTCTGAAGTTAGCGGCGATACGGCTGCAGATGTGAACAGCGCGATTGACGCTCTTGGCGGTAACGCCATTGCTGATGTGATCGAATTCACCGTAACGGCTTCCGCTAACGGCAAATCGGTTAACATTGACTTTGGTACAACTTATGCCTCCCGTTCTTTGAACGTGAGCAAAGCAGTAAATGCTGCTACAGCGACTGGTGTTCTCTATAACCCGGTCACGAAGAAGCTTAGCTTCGTTCCTGCTACCTTCGCAACGAAAGATGGTAAGACCGTAGCTACGCTGAAGCGTAACGGAAACAGCATTTACACGGTTATCGAAAACAATAAATCTTTCGAAGACCTCGCATCCCACTGGGCGAAAGCTGATGTGGAGCTGCTCGCGAACAAGCTGGTGGTTGAAGGCGTGTCGGACAATCAATTCCAACCGAACCGCAACATCACCCGTGCAGAATTTGCAACGCTGGTTGTTCGTTCCTTGGGTCTGACTTCCGGTTCTTCCGCAAGCCAATTTAGCGATGTGAACGCTGGCGCATGGTACTCCGGCGCGGTGTCCGCAGCTGTTAAAGCGGGCATTATTAACGGGTACGAAGACAACACGTTCCGTCCGAATACCCAAATCACTCGCGAAGAACTGGCCGCTATGGTCGTTCGTGCGTTGAATTACGCTGGCGTGAAAACGGAGATTTCCGCTTCCAAGCAAGCTGAACTGCTCGCGAAATTCAATGATGCGAACCAAATCATTTGGGCGCAAAAAGAAATCGCAGCCGCTATCCATGCAGGCATCATCAACGGTCTAACCGATAACACAATCGGTTCTGCAAGCGAGGCAACTCGTGCGCAATCCGCTACGATGCTGAAGCGTTTCTTAGGCTCTGCTGGCTTTATTAACTAA